One Salvia miltiorrhiza cultivar Shanhuang (shh) chromosome 6, IMPLAD_Smil_shh, whole genome shotgun sequence genomic window, GGGATGAAGAAAAGGCAGATGAAGAGAAGGCCATTGATGAGCAAAAGGTGAAGTTTGTGTGGAAATGGGGATTGGGGAAGTTTGTGTTGTCAGGTATAGTTGCATATGTAGATGGACGGTTGTGTCGGAACATCCCTCATCCTTTAGCAAGAAGAATTGTTAGTGGCTTTTTGTTAAGTTTTCTTGATCAAAGTGACGATGAAACAAAGTGAtgagtaatatattttttcttattttgcaaTGGAAATCTTCCAATTCACACTTATGGCAGTATTTTATCTGCTATTTTGCACTTGATTCCTTTCATTTATGTGGAATTGAAATCGGTaatttctctcattttttattttttcagaaaatacatctctttttttaatatttcaatGTCTATTTCATTTTCGTTGaaagttaaaattttaaataatttgcatATCTATCTATGTGGAGGTTAATTTAATCCGAAATCGATGAGTTAGTTCAAATAAACCAAAAAAAGAGGTGAGTTGTAGCTAATTTTTTTTCAGCCCATAAAGATTTTGGGCTTTTCGGTGCAGACCGATTGGGTTTGGGTCCGGCTCGTCGATCCAGAgttattaaaaattattcttGTTTAGTTATTGGATCGTGGCTGTTGTTGGGCCATTTCCCCTTGCTTCTCAttcgatttttatttatattactTTCCTCCGTCCCGGTGAAGATGAGATATTTCTTTTGAGCACGAAATTTAGGAAGCTAATGTTTAgtaaaaaagtactccctccgtcccacgtgTCAAgaattgtagattaatgttttaagtgtgtagttaataaagtataaaagtgataaagtaagagagagaaggtgataaaagtgataaagtaagagagagaaattaccttatttagaaatgtgcCAAGATTCAtagggacggcccaaaaagaaaaacgtgtcaagattcatgggacggacGGGAGTAAAATGAAAGAGAGAATGAATgaaaaaataactttaatttatttccaaaaaaaaaaacgactcAACTTTATTAAGATAACCCGAAAAAGAATATGACTCAACTTCAAGGAATACAACTCAACTTCATTGGGACGGAGAGAATGATTGTTATTCCATATCACGTCATTTTGACCTCAAATACATATACAAGATTGTTCACAAATCACAAGTCAAAAAGAATAATTGCCATAAGTCATATTACTGCTATAGTTACTGGACGGTACATTTTGTTCTCCCCAGAAAGGCCACAACTACATTCTGTATAGTAGAGCAAGACATAGATCATCCAATAACCAATACAAAAAAGTAGGATTAAGAGATTTCACATTATCTCTCATCTTCTCCTTTCATCTCTGTAAGGCCCTTCACTCTCTTGATCTTTCAGAAAACCCAGAAAAGCAAGGAAGCCGAAAAAGAAGAACCCACCAGACCAGTGgccgccgccaccgccaccaccgccgccgccatcACCATCATCACGGGGTGGAAATCCTGCCCCACCATCATCTAGTTCCGGAGATTTTTCTTTTCCTAGAAAAAGGTAAATAAAATCAGGTTTCAGACTTGGGATTACGGCATAAATGATAGATAATCCAAGAAGATGCCCCACGTTGGTGAGAGCACTGAGACCTGTTTGACAAGTATGCAGATTGGAAAAACTTCATAGATTAACATAATTCTTAATGAGCTCAAGATTGGAGACTTCTCAATATGCATTGTTCTTTGCTTAACATACTATACAATAGATACATACAGAAGAGGGGAGGGGCAAGAAAATATATTTCGAGAACAGTTCTACTTTGAACCAAACTCAGTCTCACACCTCTGAGATGCATTACCTAGCAGGACTACCTCAGTTTATAATATGCTATCCTAAACTGTATGCTACATCAAACCAAGTGGATAGAAAACGGTTTCACCTTGGATAGGTGCTACTGTAATGGTAGATGACTGGCGAGTCACAGTTTGGGTTTGTTCCGCAGCACAGGTGGCACTCTGCAGTTTAAGAAACACAATAAGCTAATTAGATCTACTTAATGTTGCTGGCTACCAAAACAAGATAGATGCAGCACTTCTTAACACCCACTTTTGGGAGAAGCAGAACTACTGCCAAGATCTTAATCTCTTTCAATTCTACAAAGAATAGTGCAGTCTGTTCTTCTGGTTCGTAGATTAGCCAAAAGTAAAACCAACTTCAAATGCATGGAGTACATGTTTTGTCCAAGTAAGTTCCATACTTAAAGATATTAAGATatgactactttttttttttctttttggaggGGGATATGACCTACATATATACATAGCTGGAGTGCATAACATAAGTAGAACATCAAATAAGATAAATTACCAGAGCAGCAGCACATATCACAGAAGCACGCTTAACTCTGGAAGAATGAGTAATGGTACTTTGCCTTTCAAACTGCAAGCAAAGAGGCTTCACTCGAACTGGAACTTGAACATTCTTTTGTGGCTTCAAACACTGGTCTTGTGATTGTACTAAGAAGAGAAAGAAATTCTCCATATAAGTTAATAACATCAACTAGCATAAAACTTCAACTGCGGCAAAGTGAGGAGAACTGAAATAATTTGTTAGTATCAGTCGCATATAGCTCATTTATAGCACAAAATCATATTTACAGATATTATTCAGCGTTACTTGAGTCCTTCCAATGCATGCAACTGATGAACCAGAAAGTGAATTTATTAAAACCAATCTTTTAAGGGCTGAAAGATGCGCCGTGCGGAAAAAAACAATTCTGCTTACATTTGTTCTACAAGATGCATTTGGTCGATCCACATCACATTACTTAGCAACAATACAAATAATCTATTGGAAAATTTAAAACAAGCATCCAAAGCAACAGCAAAATGAGATATGTTCATTACAGTTATAAAACATAAGATAACATGCAATTTTTACATAACTGGAGATGAGGTTAAACTTACCAAGACACTGGTGACGTAATTGGACTGGAAATAGTGGCAATGAGCGGCATGTCCCTCTTTATTATGGATACCACCTACAAAAAGTCGATACCTAAATATGATGAGTTTGCCCACATTATTATTTAAAGTTAGGAACTTTCAGTATGTTGTGAATATCGCTGGAGGCGGCGACGACGAAGCGCACCAATATGTGTGCCTCGACGCGCGGAGGCGATGCGAGAACGTAGGAATCGGGAGGTGCAGGCAAATTTAAATAAACGTGATTTCGgcaacaatttcaaaatttcagaCGTGATTTCACCAATTTTAAGCATAAACAAGGATATCAGTAATCACACCAACAAAATTCATTCAATATCTTCACCGTCAAAAAGAAATGTAAGGTGAAATCATCTTCCATAAATACCTTTTCTTGAATCTGCTTCTGTGTCCCCAAACTCTTGAATTGAAGATGCAGACGAGGAAGAAGGGGAATTAGGGATCAGAAGGAGAAAGGAATTGAAGATGGAGACGAGGGAGAAGAGGAATTAGGGCTCAAGAACGATAAAAGAATGATGGGTGTTATCTCTCTTTTATCTtcgttttttcttctttcttttaagaGGCAGTCTTCATAGGATGAGTAAATTActgtatatttatataattttacaaCTAAAAGCAATAATATTTATGTGGTGCAATGTAAACCGCATCTCCTTCATATTTTAGGGGCGAGGGATCGAATTCCCCtaaaagcaatttttttttttggtaccaTAAAATCCTTAGTTGTTTATTTTCTAATAAAAGTCAATACTGTTATTAATAAATGTTTTATTTAATCTTAAGaaaaaatttatttgattttatgaaaattttattttacatttataaaTTAAGTGTTGTCTCATACAAGTAATAACATACTATTACTATTATAAAATCATACTTCCTATTAACTAATTCAATATACTTGCTATTAAAAGTCATATTTACTATTATAaaacattatattttttattagaaaaaaatcTTATattctattaatttaatttatatgattaCTATAATGAAAAGCCATATATTAACTATTAGAAAAGGTCATATTATGATtagaaaaaaatcatatttaataTATGACAAATGTTATATAGGATGAACAAAAGTGTTACTTGATATGAACACAAGTCTTATTACGAAGAGTCATATTTATTATTAAGTATTAGCTCATACAAGTAATATCAATTttactattaaaaaaaagtcATCTTCACTATCATAAAATGTTATACCCCCTTCGTCCTTCAAATAACTTTCTAGGATAGAgggacacagattttaagataAGTCGTTGAGTCTATTGAAAATGGTGAcaaaaatgtaataattagtattgaaagtgatgaaaatatgttatacgtactgagagtggtgaaaaggtaaACAATAAGAATAAATGGGGTATTATTAATGATGAGATAGTGTCCCAAAATGGATATAAAGTTATTTGGGGGGACgaccccaaaaagaaaagatatgaagttatttggggacgGAGGAATATGTTCTATTAGAAAAAGTCATATTTTCTATtaagtaattatatatatttgctATTACGAAaagtcatactccctccgtccaccaaaaaaactcccatTTGGGGTTCgacacggagactaagaaagctgaaaaaggtggtgtaaaggtggtgtaaaagactaaaagggtagtgtttatgtattgtgattacttttactaatctttcactagctatttgataataataataatgacaataataacaaaataataataataaaaaaataataacaataataaggataataaataataaggataataataataaaaataaacaataaaacaataaaaataataagaataagaataataataataataataataataataacataacaataataataataataataataacgataataataataataataataataataataaaataataataataataacaataataggatataaataaggataataataataataacaataacaagaagaagaaagaacaaagaagaagaagaagaagaagataaaaaaaaaaagaagaacgagatagaaaagaagaaaagaagaagagaagaagaagaagaagaagaaagaagaagaagaagaagaagaagaaaacaaagaagaacaagaagaaggaaagaagagaagaggagaagaagaaaagaacaagaacaagaacaagaagaagaagaacaacagagaaagaagaagaagagaaacaacaacaagaacaagaagaagaagaagaagaagaagaagaaaacaagaacaagaacaagaaaaaagaagaaaaaataacaaagaaaaaaaaaaaataatagtaataaggataataataataataataataataataataataataataataataataataataacaacaataacaataataacaataataagaataataacaataagaataataataagaataataataataaaataataataataacaataacaataacaataacaataataaataataataataataaggataataataataaaataacaataacaataataataataataataataataataaacgatagaataataataagaataataataataagaataataataataacaagaataataataatataataatataataggataataattaagaataataataacaataataataataataataataatataataataataaaataataataaataataataataagaataataataataataataatagtggaTGTCTGcccctattttttttagatcgtcagagtgttgaattgcaacttacgtggattagtaaagacgacggcgtttttgtgaggcctaaacgagcgtcgtttcgtacaatttcaattattttttttttcaaattagaaAGAGATTGTATCTTGTattgcaccataattttcaatatgtagaaattttattgaaaaatacatcgtaacatgaatattacatgGAGAAATAATTCACACAAACTTCAAGTTCACAATTCGACAATCGAAAAAATTGGGgaatgaaattgcaaaaattataaaagatgAGTGATTTACTTTGCCACACTTTCAAAGTTACGTTAAAAAAATTTTGGACCCCCCTGAATcaaaagtctggctccgcccctgcatAGGTGTATTGTTAAATAAATTGTGGGTAAATAAGTGTAAATTATAAAGGTAAAATTGTCCAAATTACGTAGGGCAGTGTTCATTTTCTTGAGGCATTCTTTCGTTACTACTATTAAACTATATATCCTACGATCAGTCTTAAGGTTGAACTCGAAAATAAGAAAAACGTGCATTAATTGCATGCATGCTGAATTAAAAGAGAAACTGAATCATAATTAGCAGGTAATCTGCACGTGATGAACTGATTGCTTCAATTCATCTTCTAGCTTCAGAAAATGAAACTCATCTCAAGAAACACAAGGCTCAAGAGCTTCACAAAGAAGCTGCAGAGATTGTTATACATGAAGTTGATGAGATGTTTTATTAAATATCAGCAACTAGTAATTacctaaaaaaaaatacaactaGCCTAGTGTTTTCTTTCCAGCTAGCTACATGCCAAATTCTTAACTCGCTTATTGCAATTTTAGTAAAATGGGCAGCGAAGTTTGGTGAAGAATGAAGCCATGGTCTTGTAGCTAGCTAGGCATGTCAATGAGCTGCTTTTACTCAACCCGATTCGCTCAGACCCAAAACTTGATTGATCCATATATATCCAATCCGACCCGCTTGTTTCGGGTCATATGCACTCGAATTAAATCGTCcatagaaattaaattaaaatttattagaggacacttttaataataataataataataataataataataataataataataataataataataataataataataataaacctTCCAAATATGACTTAACTCTTAAGTaccaaaaaatcaaaacaaaaatgaaGCGAAAAGTAGTTCCAAAAAGCAGGGGAGGAGAAGATATCGAAAAAGAGTCAATTATGTTATCTTTGCTATAAATAGGAGAAATTACAAGTgccatttatatatatagttagttGCGGCAGTTGAATCGGTTTTGCCAATTCGTTTAGTTGcatgaaaaatgaaataattatcTTCATGGCCGTGCGATTACCTTCTCTTCCATGATCCTCTCATCATTCTCTTTCTCGCAACCCATTCgcatttgcatttgcattacACAAAGATGAAGAATTCGAAAACGGGGCGTAGTAGTTATTCTTCAAGCATGGACGATTCGAGCGTCTCGAGCAAGCAACCCTTGTTCGCCCACGCGCTCCAGGCGGAACAAGACGAGTACTCGTTCCGCCTGAGCAGCGCGTCGGAGCTGAGCCCCACGGACCACGACAGGCCTCCCCCGGCCCTGTCGTCGTCCTTCGACGCGGGGAACTCGTCCGTGTGGGACCCGTCCACGCCCTCCCTCTGCTCGTCCCCCGCGGCCAAGTCCCCGTGGTCGTCGTCCCACATGGCGCCCTCCGACCACTCCTACTCCTACACGGGGCTCATGGGCTCCCTCGTCCGCGAGGAGGGCCACATATACTCCCTCGCCGCGGCCGGGGACCTCCTCTTCACCGGCTCCGACAGCAAGAACATCCGCGTGTGGAAGAATCAGAAGGAATTCTCCGGCTTCCGGTCGAATTCCGGCCTCGTGAAGGCCATCATCATCGCCGACGAGCGGATCTTCTCCGGCCACCAGGACGGGAAGATCCGCGTGTGGAAGATGTCCGGCAAGGATCCGAGCGTGTACAAGCGCATCGGAACCTTGCCGACGCTGAAAGCAAAGGTGAAGAAGTCACTGAAACCGAGCAACTACGTAGAGGTGCGGAAAAGCCACAACGCGATCTGGATCAAGCACATCGACGCCATCTCGTCCCTGAGCCTGAGCGAGGATCGGTCGATCCTCTACTCGGCGTCGTGGGACAAGACGGTCAAGGTGTGGCGCGTGGCCGACTCGAAGTGCCTCGAGTCGATCAGCGCGCACGACGACGCCGTGAACTCGGTCGTGGCCGGGTTCGACGGCCTCGTGTTCAGCGGGTCCGCCGACGGCAGCGTGAAGGTGTGGCGGCGGGAGATGCAGGGGAAGGGGACGAAGCACTACTTCTCGCAGACGCTGCTGAAGCAGGAGTGCGCGGTGACGTCGCTCGCCGTCGACGCCTCCTCCACGGTGCTCTACTGCGGCTCCTCCGACGGGCTCGTCAACTTCTGGGAGCGCGACAAGTTCCTCTCGCACGGCGGCTTCTTCCGCGGCCACAAGCTGGCGGTGCTGTGCCTCGCCACGTCGGGGAACCTGGTGTTCAGCGGCTCGGCGGATACCAACATCTGCGTGTGGCGGAGGGAGGAGCGGAGCCACCACTGCCTCTCCGTGCTGAGCGGCCACAGCGGGCCGGTGAAGTGCCTGGCGGTGGAGGAGGATAAGACGGATTTCGCGCAGCCGTTTGGGGCCCACCGGCACTACGTCGTCTACAGCGGCAGCCTCGACAAGTCGGTCAAGATATGGCGGGTGTCGGGGCAGGGGGCGCCGCTGCATCCGCCGCCCAACAGCGATATCGTGccgccgcagcagcagcagccgttTCAGAATTTCTCGTCGC contains:
- the LOC130991026 gene encoding protein YELLOW LEAF 1, choloroplastic-like, yielding MRGSWKRRGTCRSLPLFPVQLRHQCLVQSQDQCLKPQKNVQVPVRVKPLCLQFERQSTITHSSRVKRASVICAAALSATCAAEQTQTVTRQSSTITVAPIQGKEKSPELDDGGAGFPPRDDGDGGGGGGGGGGHWSGGFFFFGFLAFLGFLKDQESEGPYRDERRR
- the LOC130989873 gene encoding protein JINGUBANG-like produces the protein MKNSKTGRSSYSSSMDDSSVSSKQPLFAHALQAEQDEYSFRLSSASELSPTDHDRPPPALSSSFDAGNSSVWDPSTPSLCSSPAAKSPWSSSHMAPSDHSYSYTGLMGSLVREEGHIYSLAAAGDLLFTGSDSKNIRVWKNQKEFSGFRSNSGLVKAIIIADERIFSGHQDGKIRVWKMSGKDPSVYKRIGTLPTLKAKVKKSLKPSNYVEVRKSHNAIWIKHIDAISSLSLSEDRSILYSASWDKTVKVWRVADSKCLESISAHDDAVNSVVAGFDGLVFSGSADGSVKVWRREMQGKGTKHYFSQTLLKQECAVTSLAVDASSTVLYCGSSDGLVNFWERDKFLSHGGFFRGHKLAVLCLATSGNLVFSGSADTNICVWRREERSHHCLSVLSGHSGPVKCLAVEEDKTDFAQPFGAHRHYVVYSGSLDKSVKIWRVSGQGAPLHPPPNSDIVPPQQQQPFQNFSSQTSRSTAQRRNF